A region from the uncultured Draconibacterium sp. genome encodes:
- the tsaD gene encoding tRNA (adenosine(37)-N6)-threonylcarbamoyltransferase complex transferase subunit TsaD has translation MADKEIIILGIESSCDDTSAAIIRDGVILSNVVASQKVHEEYGGVVPELASRAHQQNIIPVVDLAIKRAQIKRCAISAIAFTRGPGLLGSLLVGTSFAKGFSLASKIPLIDVNHLQGHVLALFIQENGVEFNPPKFPFLCLLVSGGNSQIILVRDYLDMEVIGQTIDDAAGEAFDKCAKVMGLPYPGGPHVDRLAKQGNPHRFEFSRPKIPGLDYSFSGLKTNFLYFLRDNLKTNENFVEENLADLCASLQFTIIEILLGKLKRAAKETGIKEVTVAGGVSANSGLREALKVNAQKHGWNLIIPKFEYTMDNAAMIAITGYYKYLNREFIGQNAVPFARTQL, from the coding sequence ATGGCAGATAAAGAAATAATCATACTGGGTATTGAATCGTCGTGCGACGATACATCTGCAGCTATTATTCGCGATGGTGTAATCCTATCGAATGTGGTAGCCAGCCAGAAGGTTCACGAAGAATATGGCGGTGTTGTACCAGAATTGGCTTCAAGAGCCCATCAGCAGAATATTATACCGGTAGTTGATTTGGCCATTAAACGCGCCCAAATTAAACGCTGCGCTATTTCGGCCATCGCATTTACACGTGGCCCCGGATTGTTGGGATCGTTATTGGTAGGTACTTCTTTTGCCAAAGGTTTTTCATTGGCGTCTAAAATCCCATTAATCGATGTAAATCATTTACAGGGGCATGTATTGGCTCTTTTTATTCAAGAAAACGGCGTAGAATTTAATCCTCCAAAATTTCCGTTTTTATGTTTGTTGGTTTCTGGTGGTAACTCGCAAATAATATTAGTTCGCGATTATCTTGATATGGAAGTTATAGGACAAACCATCGACGATGCCGCAGGTGAAGCTTTTGATAAGTGTGCAAAAGTTATGGGACTGCCTTATCCGGGCGGGCCACATGTTGATCGTCTGGCGAAACAGGGCAATCCACATCGTTTTGAGTTTTCGCGTCCGAAAATTCCGGGACTTGATTACAGCTTTAGTGGATTAAAAACGAATTTCCTCTATTTTTTGCGCGATAACTTAAAAACAAACGAAAATTTTGTTGAAGAGAATTTAGCCGATTTGTGTGCATCGCTACAATTCACCATTATTGAAATATTATTGGGAAAATTAAAACGAGCAGCAAAAGAAACCGGTATAAAAGAAGTTACTGTGGCAGGAGGGGTGTCGGCTAACTCCGGTTTACGCGAAGCTTTGAAAGTAAATGCACAAAAACATGGCTGGAACCTGATAATTCCAAAATTTGAATATACGATGGATAATGCAGCTATGATTGCCATTACTGGTTATTATAAATATTTAAACCGCGAATTTATTGGGCAGAATGCCGTTCCTTTTGCCCGAACACAATTGTAA
- a CDS encoding translocation/assembly module TamB domain-containing protein gives MAAVLMLLTTGFALLQNSWVQTQITRKVAKNLSKDLNTSISIGKVEIGFFNRLRLENVLIEDQAGDTLIYSEIIRTRIDTLKIRKKQIVLRNLHFGNNKIYLSQDTAETFNFGFLIKNIGPSPQKDTLNIWSFACRSFDFGNMQISYSNSSNTNNTTVEARDLNLKVSDFYSYRDSLSFRVEDFSLNDGKSLLIKHASANVSNVNKLLKINGFNMESAHSVITNTDMQFQFYTANDSMNRNFDMNIRIDDAEIGMNELGTMLPSVKGMSETIKLSGTIYGSIDDLKGRNIILETGNETRAILDFYVNDLMQPKSMYLFLDLKDSETTFEDISSIRLPNSARTRYIRFPESFYEAGQLRFKGNFSGFLSDFVTFGTLESEMGTLSTDVLVVPEKEGQIYYRGNVATTDFELGKLFKNDHFGTITLSGSADGQYNETSESISGIFKGTIDSVDINNYVYQNISIDGILREKMFDGLLEIQDPNLDFTFLGELDLNNTIPQFDFNLNLRHAYPGKLNFTKNFPATNLAFKMQANFTGDKIDNINGAISVQEGFYANRNGEVNLKGIEFRAFQENGINNLLLQSDFFDASISGNYHFRDIKNEFLQLVKFYVPAAKIPTLTKPAGKNNFNYSINAKEANPLVNIFIPKLAFEAPFLLYGTINSAQHNISLNGSIPGVRYGNNWAQHIFLGNTSANGQFKSKIRVGELYQKSGLKLYNFTIESDAGNNVLNNVISWSNFGELTYSGALRTKSVFSISDSTKQHHIDVFGQPSRIYIADTLWAVNPFHIRIDSAAVSIERFKLEHNNQVFAIEGGLTDKETDLVHLNMKNIDLSYLDKYFAKAIDLRGKVNGHVGFSRLFNEPVVLSDLSIDSLFYKNKYMGDISLLSQWNQANSAIDSELKVIRNKQLNFHAAGAYIPSSGLLDFDIDVDSASLIIMSAFMRENFSGFQGQASGKVHLGGSVDAIQLNGALYGNNAGLTIDVTQVPYHFSDSVYFKGNNIIFNNISVFDNANNRGIFDGEIIHRNFQDMSYDLSFRSSKIMALNTSPQQNEQFYGEVMANGRVRISGQAKTVDITCFGTTLPGTDIKISMESQSELKQYEFLEFVKPESRTESTFFSNTTNRDDSGYRLSLTVEATPAAKVQLIYNSQIGDVIRAQGEGILLFEMDDDGNMSLSGNYNPTQGDYLFTLQNVMNKRFSIEPGGSIIWSGDPYNAIVDLQAIYKLKASLYDIFVDRDDLLNQTSRVQVECLIKLTDELVNPTIAFDIDFPNLEERLKDELSQYFSTEEELNKQILSLIVLGKFYTPEYLRGTYEAQNTNMIGTTASEVFSNQLSNWLSQIDDDWEIGINYRPGNQITDDEIELALSTQIFNDRVTLNGNIGNNTNQYGTNNNSSQIVGDFEMSVKLVPNGKILFKAYNRSNNNLIYETAPYTQGIGLSFKEEYNSIDELIKKFGKLFKKRDK, from the coding sequence TTGGCAGCAGTATTAATGTTGCTTACCACTGGTTTTGCACTACTTCAAAACAGCTGGGTTCAAACACAAATTACCCGTAAGGTGGCTAAAAACCTCTCTAAAGATTTAAACACCAGTATTAGCATTGGTAAAGTTGAAATTGGTTTCTTTAACCGCCTGCGACTTGAAAATGTTTTAATTGAAGACCAGGCCGGCGACACTTTAATTTACAGCGAAATTATAAGAACCCGGATAGATACTTTAAAAATCAGAAAAAAGCAGATTGTTTTAAGAAATCTACATTTCGGCAACAACAAAATTTATTTATCACAAGATACTGCAGAAACTTTCAATTTTGGCTTTTTAATAAAAAACATAGGTCCTTCGCCCCAAAAAGACACCTTGAATATATGGTCGTTTGCATGCCGCAGTTTCGATTTTGGAAACATGCAAATAAGCTATTCAAACAGTAGTAATACAAACAATACTACGGTTGAAGCACGCGATTTAAATTTAAAAGTTTCCGATTTTTATTCTTACCGCGATTCTTTATCATTTCGTGTGGAAGATTTTAGTTTAAATGATGGGAAAAGCTTGTTGATAAAGCATGCCTCGGCCAATGTTAGTAACGTAAACAAGTTGCTAAAAATTAATGGGTTTAACATGGAAAGTGCCCATTCTGTGATTACAAATACAGACATGCAATTCCAGTTTTACACGGCCAACGATTCGATGAACCGAAATTTCGATATGAATATCAGAATTGACGATGCCGAAATCGGAATGAACGAACTGGGCACAATGTTGCCATCAGTAAAAGGAATGAGCGAGACTATAAAGCTGTCGGGTACAATTTATGGAAGTATCGACGACTTAAAAGGACGAAATATAATCTTAGAAACCGGAAATGAAACACGTGCAATTCTTGATTTTTATGTAAACGACCTGATGCAACCCAAAAGCATGTACCTGTTTCTGGACTTAAAAGACTCGGAAACAACCTTTGAAGACATTAGCAGTATTCGTTTACCCAATTCGGCACGCACACGATACATCCGGTTTCCTGAAAGTTTTTATGAAGCCGGGCAGTTACGCTTCAAGGGGAACTTTAGTGGATTTTTAAGCGATTTTGTCACCTTCGGGACATTGGAAAGCGAAATGGGAACACTTAGCACTGATGTGTTGGTAGTACCCGAAAAAGAAGGACAAATATATTATCGTGGGAATGTTGCTACAACTGACTTTGAACTTGGCAAACTGTTTAAGAATGACCATTTTGGCACCATAACACTTAGTGGATCGGCTGACGGACAATACAATGAAACAAGCGAATCGATTTCAGGCATTTTTAAAGGCACCATTGATAGTGTTGACATTAACAATTACGTGTATCAAAATATATCGATTGATGGAATTTTACGCGAAAAAATGTTTGATGGCCTGCTGGAAATTCAAGATCCGAATCTGGATTTCACTTTTCTTGGCGAACTGGATTTAAACAATACCATTCCTCAATTTGATTTTAATTTAAATCTTCGTCACGCCTATCCGGGCAAATTAAATTTCACAAAAAACTTTCCGGCAACCAACCTTGCCTTTAAAATGCAAGCTAATTTTACGGGCGATAAAATTGATAATATAAATGGTGCCATTTCGGTACAAGAAGGTTTTTACGCCAACAGAAATGGTGAAGTTAATCTCAAGGGAATTGAATTCAGGGCCTTTCAGGAAAACGGGATAAACAATCTTTTGCTCCAGTCCGATTTTTTTGATGCCAGTATTTCGGGCAACTACCATTTCAGAGATATTAAAAATGAATTCTTACAATTAGTAAAATTCTATGTTCCGGCAGCAAAAATTCCGACATTAACAAAACCGGCTGGAAAAAATAATTTTAACTACAGTATAAATGCCAAAGAAGCCAATCCGCTGGTAAATATTTTTATACCGAAGCTGGCTTTTGAAGCTCCTTTTTTATTATACGGAACGATTAATTCTGCACAGCATAACATTAGTTTAAATGGCAGTATTCCGGGCGTACGCTACGGAAACAACTGGGCACAGCATATTTTTCTGGGAAATACATCAGCCAACGGCCAATTTAAATCCAAAATAAGAGTTGGCGAGCTGTATCAAAAAAGCGGGCTAAAGCTGTATAATTTCACGATAGAATCAGATGCAGGTAATAATGTACTAAACAATGTTATATCGTGGAGTAATTTTGGAGAACTCACCTACAGCGGAGCCTTACGCACCAAATCTGTTTTTTCGATTTCCGATTCAACCAAACAACACCATATCGATGTTTTTGGACAGCCATCACGTATTTATATTGCAGATACATTATGGGCTGTAAATCCATTTCATATTCGCATTGATTCGGCAGCAGTAAGCATCGAACGTTTTAAATTAGAGCACAACAACCAAGTGTTCGCAATAGAAGGAGGCTTGACCGATAAAGAAACAGACCTGGTTCATTTAAACATGAAAAATATTGATTTAAGCTATCTTGATAAATATTTTGCAAAAGCCATCGACCTGCGAGGAAAAGTTAACGGGCACGTTGGTTTTTCTCGCTTATTTAACGAACCGGTGGTTTTGTCGGACCTAAGCATAGACAGCCTGTTTTATAAAAATAAGTACATGGGCGATATTTCTCTATTAAGCCAATGGAATCAGGCCAATTCAGCCATCGATTCAGAATTGAAGGTTATCCGCAATAAACAATTAAATTTCCACGCAGCCGGGGCATATATCCCTTCGTCCGGATTACTTGATTTTGATATTGATGTTGATAGTGCCTCCCTGATAATAATGTCGGCATTTATGCGCGAGAATTTCTCCGGTTTTCAAGGACAGGCTTCCGGCAAAGTACACCTTGGTGGGTCTGTTGATGCTATACAGCTAAATGGCGCGTTATACGGAAACAATGCCGGGTTAACTATTGACGTTACACAAGTACCTTATCATTTCTCCGACTCGGTATATTTCAAGGGTAATAATATCATTTTCAACAACATTTCTGTTTTCGACAACGCCAACAACAGGGGGATTTTTGATGGAGAAATAATCCATCGGAATTTTCAGGATATGAGCTACGACCTGAGTTTTCGTTCATCAAAAATAATGGCATTAAACACCAGTCCGCAGCAAAACGAGCAATTTTATGGCGAAGTTATGGCAAACGGACGAGTGCGCATTAGCGGACAAGCAAAAACTGTAGATATTACCTGTTTTGGAACCACTTTACCCGGTACAGATATTAAAATATCCATGGAAAGCCAAAGCGAATTGAAACAATATGAATTTCTTGAATTCGTTAAACCGGAAAGCAGAACGGAATCGACATTTTTTTCGAACACCACAAATAGAGACGACAGTGGATACCGCTTAAGTTTAACGGTAGAAGCTACACCTGCTGCTAAAGTTCAGCTAATATACAATTCGCAAATTGGTGATGTTATACGTGCACAGGGAGAAGGAATTCTGCTTTTTGAAATGGATGACGATGGAAATATGAGCTTGTCGGGAAACTATAATCCCACCCAGGGTGATTATTTGTTTACCCTGCAAAATGTAATGAACAAACGCTTTTCGATAGAACCCGGAGGATCAATCATCTGGTCGGGCGATCCCTACAATGCTATTGTGGATTTACAGGCAATTTACAAACTTAAAGCATCGTTGTACGATATTTTTGTCGATCGCGATGACCTGCTTAATCAAACAAGCAGAGTACAGGTTGAATGTCTGATTAAACTTACCGACGAGCTGGTAAATCCAACCATCGCTTTCGATATTGATTTTCCGAACCTGGAAGAACGATTAAAAGACGAGTTGTCGCAGTATTTTAGTACTGAAGAAGAACTAAACAAACAAATTTTATCCTTAATTGTATTGGGCAAATTTTACACACCCGAATACCTTCGCGGCACCTATGAAGCCCAAAACACGAATATGATTGGGACTACAGCCAGCGAAGTATTTTCAAACCAACTGAGTAATTGGTTGTCGCAAATAGACGACGACTGGGAAATAGGTATTAATTATCGCCCCGGAAACCAAATAACCGACGACGAAATTGAATTGGCACTCAGTACACAAATTTTTAACGACCGGGTTACCCTTAACGGTAATATTGGTAACAATACCAACCAATATGGCACCAATAATAACAGTAGCCAGATTGTTGGCGATTTTGAGATGAGTGTAAAACTTGTACCCAATGGAAAAATACTTTTTAAAGCCTATAACCGGTCGAATAATAACCTAATTTACGAAACAGCCCCCTACACGCAAGGCATTGGCTTGTCGTTTAAAGAAGAGTATAATTCAATTGACGAGCTGATTAAAAAATTTGGAAAATTATTTAAAAAGAGAGATAAGTAA
- the nhaD gene encoding sodium:proton antiporter NhaD: MFTLMVVVFVLGYTAIAFEHPLKVDKAASALIIGTMCWVIYVLGAESILQMGFSPSWENFLAAHPDSHGLHAVHEFVVDYEIIHHLGEIGEILFFLLGAMTIVEVVDQHEGFKIITDKIKTTNKVKLLWILSLLTFFMSALLDNLTTTIVLVALLRKLIDDKQTRWFFASMVVLAANAGGAWSPIGDVTTIMLWIGGQVTAGQIIMKVILPSLVCLVVPLGILSFTMKGTVTRPTEDDEEIEYSTEKERILILALGIGGLLFVPVFKTITHLPPYMGMLLSLGILWVVGEIIHKDKPKEIRDKLKVTAILHRVDVPTVLFFLGILSAVAALQSAGHLNILATFLDKNLGNIYLIDLAIGVLSSIVDNVPLVAGAMGMYPIADIGASGYDSFFVQDGAFWEFLAYTAGTGGSMLIIGSAAGVAAMGLEKIDFIWYLKKITWLAFIGYLAGAATYYLLFAL, from the coding sequence ATGTTTACACTTATGGTTGTGGTCTTCGTTCTGGGCTATACTGCAATTGCCTTTGAACATCCTTTAAAAGTTGACAAAGCCGCGTCAGCTTTAATAATTGGAACAATGTGCTGGGTTATTTATGTGCTGGGTGCTGAAAGTATTTTACAAATGGGATTTAGTCCATCCTGGGAAAATTTCCTGGCCGCACACCCCGATTCTCATGGCTTACACGCTGTTCACGAATTTGTTGTTGATTACGAAATTATTCATCATTTAGGAGAAATTGGCGAAATACTATTCTTCTTGCTTGGTGCAATGACAATTGTTGAAGTTGTTGACCAGCACGAAGGCTTTAAAATTATTACCGATAAAATTAAAACAACCAATAAAGTTAAACTTTTGTGGATACTAAGTCTTTTAACCTTCTTTATGTCGGCACTGTTAGATAACCTCACCACAACAATTGTGCTTGTAGCCTTACTCCGAAAACTTATTGACGATAAACAAACACGATGGTTTTTTGCAAGTATGGTTGTTTTAGCTGCCAATGCTGGTGGAGCATGGTCGCCAATTGGTGATGTAACTACAATTATGCTTTGGATTGGAGGACAGGTAACAGCCGGGCAGATAATAATGAAGGTAATTCTGCCAAGTTTGGTTTGTCTGGTTGTTCCCTTGGGTATTTTATCATTTACAATGAAAGGAACTGTAACTCGACCGACTGAGGATGATGAAGAAATAGAATACAGCACAGAAAAAGAAAGGATTTTAATTTTAGCTCTTGGTATTGGCGGCCTTTTATTTGTTCCGGTTTTTAAAACCATTACCCATTTACCACCATACATGGGCATGTTGCTCTCACTGGGAATTTTATGGGTTGTTGGCGAAATTATTCATAAAGACAAACCAAAAGAGATTAGAGACAAATTAAAGGTAACGGCAATATTGCATCGGGTTGATGTTCCAACTGTTTTATTTTTTCTCGGTATTCTTTCGGCAGTGGCGGCCCTGCAATCAGCCGGTCATTTAAATATATTAGCCACCTTTCTTGATAAAAACCTTGGTAATATTTACCTGATTGACCTGGCGATTGGTGTACTGTCATCAATTGTTGACAATGTTCCGCTTGTTGCGGGAGCCATGGGTATGTATCCGATAGCAGATATTGGTGCTTCAGGTTATGATTCATTTTTTGTTCAAGACGGTGCATTTTGGGAATTTCTGGCATACACTGCCGGAACTGGTGGTAGCATGTTAATAATTGGGTCGGCAGCAGGAGTTGCAGCAATGGGGCTTGAAAAAATTGATTTTATATGGTACCTGAAAAAGATTACATGGCTCGCCTTTATCGGCTACCTGGCAGGTGCTGCCACATATTACCTTTTGTTTGCCTTATAA
- a CDS encoding MotA/TolQ/ExbB proton channel family protein, producing the protein MFNLLMIQADISQEMEAMATEPEGISTKFIDLAMKGGWIMIPILFLSVVAVYIFFDRYFAIKKAGKFDSGLLEKVKVYITSGKIDSAIALCRSNANPASRMLEKGISRIGRPLTDVNAAIENVGNLEISKLEKGLPVLASVAGGAPMIGFLGTVMGMIQAFYDMSNAGNNIDVTLLSTGIYQAMVTTVAGLIVGIIAYFAYNILVSNVEKVVFKMEATTSEFMDLLNEPA; encoded by the coding sequence ATGTTTAATTTATTGATGATTCAGGCCGACATTTCGCAAGAAATGGAAGCTATGGCAACTGAGCCGGAAGGCATTTCTACTAAATTTATTGATCTGGCGATGAAAGGTGGATGGATAATGATTCCTATTCTATTCTTATCAGTGGTTGCTGTTTATATATTTTTCGACCGGTATTTTGCCATTAAAAAGGCCGGAAAATTTGATTCAGGATTGTTGGAAAAAGTAAAAGTTTATATAACATCCGGAAAGATTGACTCTGCGATTGCACTCTGTAGAAGCAATGCCAATCCGGCTTCGCGCATGCTGGAAAAAGGAATCAGCCGGATTGGTCGTCCATTAACCGATGTAAATGCAGCTATTGAAAATGTGGGTAACCTCGAAATTTCTAAACTTGAGAAGGGACTCCCCGTGCTGGCTTCGGTTGCCGGAGGTGCGCCAATGATTGGTTTTTTGGGTACGGTTATGGGAATGATTCAGGCCTTTTACGACATGTCGAATGCAGGCAATAATATTGATGTAACATTATTATCAACCGGTATTTACCAGGCAATGGTAACCACTGTGGCGGGTCTTATTGTAGGTATTATTGCCTACTTTGCTTATAATATTCTGGTATCGAATGTTGAAAAGGTAGTATTTAAAATGGAAGCTACCACTTCTGAATTTATGGACCTGTTAAACGAACCGGCATAA
- a CDS encoding biopolymer transporter ExbD translates to MALKKRNKVNAAFSMSSMTDIVFLLLIFFMVTSTLIAPNALKLLLPQSSNQTAAKPITTISITADLKYYINDDNKLQRVNFKEIEPFLKNKFGTGNDDIFISLHADQSVPVNEVVKIMNIARRNRYKMILATAPE, encoded by the coding sequence ATGGCACTAAAAAAGCGAAATAAAGTAAATGCTGCTTTTAGTATGTCGTCGATGACTGATATTGTGTTTCTTCTGCTCATATTTTTCATGGTTACATCTACACTGATTGCGCCAAATGCCTTAAAATTATTGTTGCCCCAAAGCAGCAATCAAACGGCAGCCAAGCCAATCACAACCATTTCAATAACAGCAGATTTAAAATACTACATTAACGACGACAACAAGCTGCAACGTGTAAACTTTAAAGAAATTGAACCTTTTCTAAAAAACAAATTCGGAACAGGAAACGATGATATTTTTATCTCTTTGCATGCCGACCAATCAGTGCCGGTTAACGAAGTGGTAAAAATTATGAACATTGCACGCAGAAACAGGTACAAAATGATTTTGGCCACCGCTCCTGAATAA
- the tolA gene encoding cell envelope integrity protein TolA: protein MIRREEYSEKKKGLIGTIIFHVIVLILLLVLGFFTPLPLPGEEGILVNFGNAENGFGESEPSPARKKQQTPPPPKPVERKAASTPVQQTPPPPISQPEPQPAKEVAMTQDYEKTVAIDAAEKKKKEEQQRIEKELELKRKREQEALKRQQEEEAEQKRLAEIERKKQEEIERKKQEEAERIAREEAERKAREEAERQRKAEEERRIAEINSRTQGAFSKSGSGSGGIGSGQGTSQGVTFPGGNQGVPTGDPNAGNYGDGGSGSGNQGSGVSFSLSGRSAKSLPKPNYPGNDAGIVVVKVTVDKYGKVTSAEPGARGTTIANKAFWDEAKQAALKASFNIDENAPAFQQGTISYRFVLD from the coding sequence ATGATTAGGCGAGAGGAATATAGCGAGAAGAAGAAAGGGCTTATTGGTACAATTATTTTTCATGTAATTGTGCTGATTTTATTGCTTGTTTTGGGCTTTTTCACCCCCCTTCCGCTACCCGGAGAAGAAGGAATTCTGGTAAACTTTGGCAATGCCGAAAATGGTTTTGGCGAAAGTGAACCCAGTCCGGCCCGCAAAAAACAGCAAACTCCACCTCCGCCAAAACCGGTTGAACGAAAAGCGGCATCAACTCCCGTTCAGCAAACACCTCCTCCTCCAATTTCGCAACCCGAGCCACAACCTGCTAAAGAAGTGGCTATGACACAAGACTACGAAAAAACAGTAGCCATTGATGCAGCAGAAAAAAAGAAAAAAGAGGAACAACAGCGGATTGAAAAAGAACTGGAACTTAAAAGAAAAAGAGAACAGGAAGCGTTAAAACGGCAGCAAGAGGAAGAAGCAGAGCAAAAACGTCTTGCCGAGATAGAAAGAAAGAAACAAGAGGAAATAGAACGTAAAAAACAGGAAGAGGCAGAACGAATAGCACGCGAAGAAGCTGAACGCAAAGCGCGGGAAGAAGCAGAGCGCCAGCGTAAAGCTGAAGAAGAGCGAAGAATTGCCGAAATTAATTCGCGTACACAAGGCGCTTTCTCTAAAAGTGGCTCAGGAAGTGGAGGAATAGGAAGCGGACAGGGAACCAGCCAGGGGGTAACATTTCCGGGAGGAAACCAAGGCGTACCAACAGGCGATCCGAATGCTGGAAATTATGGCGACGGCGGAAGTGGTTCAGGCAACCAGGGATCGGGTGTTTCCTTCAGTCTCTCAGGCCGATCAGCAAAATCGCTGCCAAAACCCAATTACCCGGGTAACGATGCCGGAATTGTAGTGGTAAAAGTAACGGTAGATAAATATGGAAAAGTTACCTCTGCAGAGCCCGGAGCCAGGGGAACAACTATTGCAAATAAAGCTTTTTGGGACGAAGCCAAACAGGCTGCTCTGAAAGCCAGCTTTAATATTGATGAGAATGCTCCTGCCTTCCAGCAAGGAACCATTTCATATCGGTTTGTATTGGATTAA
- a CDS encoding YitT family protein, whose amino-acid sequence MAFLTKDKVFSKKWITDYLMIIAGSFILAASFVFFITPHKIVPGGVYGIAIVVHYLTEGVFSFWPDGIPVGLFALLIDIPLIITGIKVLGPRFGVKTVTGSILTATFNDLITMMRPVGNAPLVNDILLSCIFAGVLAGFGLGLIFKSRATSGGSDIIAMIIGKYTHIQIGRLMIYVDSVIVLFGLIAFGDWAIPLYSLIVIYITGKVIDLTLEGASYNKALIIVSAKHTEIKQKLLVDLERGGTYLNGEGMYTGEHKQIIYTVVSRREVAILQEFISKIDPDAFITVMDTKEILGEGFQSLNQKVSD is encoded by the coding sequence ATGGCATTCTTAACAAAAGATAAGGTTTTTAGTAAAAAATGGATTACAGATTACCTGATGATTATTGCCGGATCATTTATTCTGGCTGCTTCATTCGTATTTTTTATTACCCCTCATAAAATTGTGCCGGGTGGCGTTTATGGTATTGCCATTGTTGTACACTACCTTACCGAAGGCGTTTTTTCTTTTTGGCCCGATGGTATACCTGTTGGGTTATTTGCTTTACTTATTGATATTCCGTTAATTATTACCGGAATAAAAGTCCTGGGTCCGCGCTTTGGGGTAAAAACAGTTACAGGTTCCATACTTACCGCCACATTTAACGATTTAATTACCATGATGCGCCCGGTTGGGAACGCTCCACTGGTTAACGATATTTTATTGTCGTGCATATTTGCAGGCGTGCTTGCAGGCTTTGGCCTGGGGCTAATTTTTAAATCACGAGCCACCTCCGGAGGCTCCGATATTATTGCCATGATAATTGGCAAATACACCCACATTCAAATCGGCAGGTTGATGATTTATGTTGATTCGGTAATTGTTCTATTCGGGTTAATTGCTTTTGGTGATTGGGCCATACCATTGTATTCATTAATAGTGATTTACATTACCGGTAAGGTAATCGACTTAACCCTTGAAGGCGCCAGCTACAACAAGGCATTAATTATAGTTTCGGCCAAACATACCGAAATAAAACAAAAATTGTTGGTTGATTTGGAACGTGGCGGAACCTATTTAAATGGCGAGGGCATGTATACCGGTGAACACAAACAAATAATTTACACCGTTGTAAGTAGGCGCGAAGTAGCTATTTTACAGGAATTTATAAGCAAAATAGACCCCGATGCCTTTATTACGGTAATGGACACTAAAGAAATTTTAGGCGAAGGCTTTCAGAGTTTAAATCAGAAAGTTAGCGACTAA